In Notamacropus eugenii isolate mMacEug1 chromosome 1, mMacEug1.pri_v2, whole genome shotgun sequence, one genomic interval encodes:
- the CDC42EP3 gene encoding cdc42 effector protein 3, with the protein MPAKTPIYLKAANNKKGKKFKLRDILSPDMISPPLGDFRHTIHIGKEGQHDVFGDISFLQGNYELLPGNQEKMRVGQLPGHSEFLRANSTSDSMFSETPSPVLKNAISLPAIGGSQALMLPLLSPVTFNTKQDSFGPSKLPRLSCEPVIEEKIQEKTNHLENGTGHSEDAPWKGNGTASHYSNGRDSHSSSLSEQYSDWQTEDMFDSSVPCELIKKTNSEESLSELTGSLLSLQLDLGPSLLDEVLNVMDKNKL; encoded by the coding sequence ATGCCAGCCAAGACACCGATTTACCTAAAAGCTGCCAACaacaagaagggaaagaaatttaaaCTGAGGGACATTTTGTCTCCAGATATGATCAGTCCTCCACTAGGGGATTTTCGACACACAATTCACATTGGAAAAGAGGGACAGCATGATGTGTTTGGGGATATTTCATTTCTTCAAGGGAATTATGAGCTGTTACCTGGGAACCAGGAGAAAATGAGGGTTGGTCAGCTCCCTGGGCATAGTGAGTTCCTAAGGGCAAACAGCACCTCTGACTCCATGTTTTCAGAGACCCCTTCTCCAGTGCTCAAAAATGCCATCTCGCTTCCTGCTATTGGCGGTTCCCAAGCTCTCATGTTGCCTTTATTATCCCCTGTGACATTTAATACCAAACAGGATTCCTTTGGGCCCTCAAAGCTCCCAAGGCTTAGTTGTGAGCCAGtcatagaagaaaaaattcaggAGAAAACCAACCACTTGGAGAATGGAACTGGGCATTCTGAGGATGCCCCATGGAAAGGCAATGGTACCGCATCCCACTATAGTAATGGAAGAGACAGCCACTCATCCAGTCTCTCTGAACAATACAGTGACTGGCAAACAGAGGATATGTTTGACAGTTCTGTTCCATGTGAACTCATCAagaagacaaactcagaagaatcCCTCTCTGAGCTCACaggctctcttctctccttgCAGCTGGACCTTGGACCCTCACTTTTAGATGAGGTTCTTAATGTCATGGATAAAAATAAGTTATAG